A single region of the Plantactinospora soyae genome encodes:
- a CDS encoding glutamate mutase L, whose translation MTRVAALTAPYAVCADVGSTWTKVAVVDRVSGALVASAARPSTIGTDVLHGLDAAVAAATAGLSQLGSAPWYVCSSAGGGLRLAVLGYEQLITARAGHQVGLSAGARVVHVGAGRLDPAGLAALRAARPDVVLLVGGTDGGDAEVLTHNASRLARARWRIPVVVAGNAVAGPAVRDVLAGRGVPVTVTGNVLPQIGVLDPGPARAAIREVFLRHVIGGKRLSRGPRFGRLVRAATPDAVLSGVELLADLLGGDLALVDVGGATTDVYSVLVPDERAGGPGRPAAGTLWRARSVEGDLGMRWSAPGVVAAAAAERLLAPGEEEPLSAAAATMAAEPERLVAEAAGRAVELRIATLAAVVAVRRHARGAGVAGAPARDLRDVRLLVGSGGVLRYADPGAGVGVLDGVSTDHAGGWPLPRAARPVIDVDYVLMAAGLLAAAEPAAAAALLRRHLLPG comes from the coding sequence GTGACGCGGGTAGCGGCCCTGACGGCGCCGTACGCGGTCTGCGCCGACGTCGGGTCCACCTGGACCAAGGTGGCGGTGGTGGACCGCGTCAGCGGCGCCCTGGTGGCGTCGGCGGCGCGGCCGAGCACGATCGGCACCGACGTGCTGCATGGTCTGGACGCGGCGGTCGCCGCGGCCACCGCCGGCTTGTCGCAGCTGGGATCCGCACCCTGGTACGTCTGCTCGTCGGCCGGTGGCGGGCTGCGGCTCGCGGTGCTCGGCTACGAGCAGTTGATCACCGCGCGGGCCGGGCACCAGGTCGGGTTGTCCGCCGGCGCCCGGGTGGTGCATGTCGGCGCCGGCCGGCTCGACCCGGCGGGGCTGGCGGCGTTGCGGGCCGCACGGCCGGACGTGGTGCTGCTGGTCGGCGGGACCGACGGCGGTGACGCGGAGGTGTTGACCCACAACGCCAGCCGGCTGGCCCGAGCGCGGTGGCGGATCCCGGTGGTGGTGGCCGGTAACGCGGTGGCCGGGCCGGCGGTCCGGGACGTGCTCGCCGGCCGGGGGGTGCCGGTGACGGTGACCGGGAACGTGCTGCCGCAGATCGGCGTCCTGGATCCCGGGCCGGCCCGGGCGGCGATCCGGGAGGTCTTCCTGCGGCACGTGATCGGCGGCAAGCGGCTGTCCCGGGGGCCCCGGTTCGGCCGGCTGGTCCGGGCGGCGACCCCGGACGCGGTGCTCAGCGGGGTGGAGTTGCTCGCCGACCTGCTTGGCGGTGATCTCGCGTTGGTGGATGTGGGCGGGGCGACCACCGACGTCTACTCGGTGCTGGTTCCGGACGAGCGGGCCGGCGGTCCGGGGCGGCCGGCCGCCGGCACGCTGTGGCGGGCCCGCAGCGTCGAGGGTGATCTGGGCATGCGGTGGAGCGCACCGGGGGTGGTCGCGGCGGCGGCGGCCGAGCGGTTGCTGGCCCCGGGCGAGGAGGAGCCGCTGTCCGCCGCCGCGGCGACGATGGCCGCCGAACCGGAGCGGTTGGTGGCCGAGGCGGCGGGCCGGGCGGTCGAGTTGCGGATCGCGACGCTCGCCGCCGTCGTCGCGGTACGCCGGCACGCCCGGGGTGCGGGGGTGGCCGGTGCGCCGGCCCGGGACCTGCGGGACGTACGGCTGCTGGTCGGCTCCGGCGGGGTGCTCCGGTACGCCGATCCGGGTGCCGGGGTCGGCGTACTCGACGGGGTGTCGACGGACCATGCCGGTGGCTGGCCGTTGCCGCGCGCGGCCCGTCCGGTGATCGACGTGGACTACGTCCTGATGGCGGCCGGTCTGCTGGCGGCGGCGGAACCGGCGGCGGCCGCGGCGTTACTGCGCCGGCACCTGCTGCCCGGCTGA
- a CDS encoding polyprenol monophosphomannose synthase — MNEVFGAEDHGDGYPGVGRVLVVVPTYNEADNVGVIVDRVHRVAPSVEVLIVDDNSPDGTGAIADRMAEADHRVHVLHRAGKQGLGAAYVAGFGWAGEHGYDAVVEMDADGSHAPEELPRLLDAARDADVVIGSRWTSGGQVVNWPWHRQLLSRGGNLYTRVALGMPLSDATGGFRVYRVPALARLDLDSVASQGYSFQVELSWRAHRAGLRTVEVPITFAERERGTSKMSPVIVGEALWRVTMWATLDRRTTPGGSRRGAGDHQLRWP; from the coding sequence GTGAATGAGGTGTTCGGGGCGGAGGACCACGGCGACGGTTATCCGGGGGTGGGCCGGGTCCTGGTCGTGGTCCCCACCTACAACGAGGCCGACAACGTTGGGGTGATCGTCGACCGGGTGCACCGGGTGGCACCGTCGGTGGAGGTGCTGATCGTCGACGACAACAGCCCGGACGGCACGGGGGCGATCGCCGACCGGATGGCCGAGGCGGATCACCGGGTGCACGTGCTGCACCGGGCCGGTAAGCAGGGTCTCGGCGCCGCCTACGTCGCGGGGTTCGGCTGGGCCGGGGAGCACGGCTACGACGCCGTGGTCGAGATGGACGCCGACGGCTCGCACGCGCCGGAGGAGCTGCCCCGGCTGCTGGACGCGGCCCGGGACGCGGACGTGGTGATCGGCTCCCGGTGGACCTCCGGTGGGCAGGTGGTGAACTGGCCGTGGCACCGGCAGTTGTTGTCCCGGGGCGGGAACCTCTACACCAGGGTGGCGCTGGGAATGCCGCTGTCGGACGCCACCGGCGGTTTCCGGGTGTACCGGGTGCCCGCGCTGGCGCGGCTCGATCTGGACTCGGTCGCGTCACAGGGCTACTCGTTCCAGGTGGAGTTGTCCTGGCGGGCGCACCGCGCCGGTCTCCGGACGGTGGAGGTGCCGATCACGTTCGCCGAGCGGGAACGGGGCACGAGCAAGATGAGCCCGGTGATCGTCGGCGAGGCGTTGTGGCGGGTGACCATGTGGGCGACGCTGGACCGGCGGACGACTCCGGGCGGCTCGCGTCGGGGTGCCGGCGACCACCAGCTCCGTTGGCCGTGA
- a CDS encoding TetR/AcrR family transcriptional regulator — MPRRVDHHARRKQLADALMSLAATQGLEAVSLRHVAAEAGVSTGMVQHYFRTKDEMMIFALDMVMQNVQARSVAEASSARPAGPGGIVRTLLLQILPLDELRRLENHVVLAFLAYAAVKPAIAAGLRDSVDQMRTFVADQIRAAQENSDGPLRIDPTHAAMGLLALVDGLGIQVLGQHYSPDEAVAVLDTHLRLLFGPADGAPDPDGTTAGTASTRA; from the coding sequence GTGCCCAGGAGAGTCGACCACCACGCGCGGCGCAAGCAGCTCGCCGACGCCCTGATGAGCCTCGCCGCGACCCAGGGACTGGAGGCCGTCAGCCTCCGGCACGTCGCGGCCGAGGCCGGCGTGTCCACCGGCATGGTGCAGCACTACTTCCGCACCAAGGACGAGATGATGATCTTCGCCCTGGACATGGTGATGCAGAACGTCCAGGCCCGCTCCGTCGCCGAGGCGTCCTCGGCGCGACCGGCCGGACCCGGCGGCATCGTCCGGACGCTACTGCTGCAGATCCTGCCCCTGGACGAGCTCCGACGGCTGGAGAACCACGTCGTCCTCGCGTTCCTCGCCTACGCCGCCGTCAAGCCGGCCATCGCGGCGGGCCTGCGGGACAGTGTCGACCAGATGCGGACGTTCGTCGCGGACCAGATCCGGGCCGCGCAGGAGAACTCCGACGGCCCACTGCGGATCGACCCCACCCACGCGGCCATGGGCCTGCTGGCGCTCGTCGACGGCCTCGGCATCCAGGTCCTCGGCCAGCACTACTCCCCGGACGAGGCGGTCGCCGTCCTCGACACGCACCTCCGCCTCCTGTTCGGCCCCGCCGACGGCGCACCGGACCCCGACGGCACCACCGCGGGGACCGCGTCGACCCGGGCCTGA
- a CDS encoding RNA polymerase-binding protein RbpA codes for MGERMLRGSRLGAVSYESDRNTELAPRQTREYLCAKGHQFEVPFAVDAEVPMTWECKFDGSVARLVDGSEPEQKKAKPPRTHWDMLLERRSIAELESILAERLEEVRTRRGRA; via the coding sequence ATGGGCGAGCGCATGCTGCGCGGGAGCCGTCTGGGAGCAGTCAGCTACGAGTCCGACCGCAACACCGAGCTTGCCCCGCGACAGACCCGAGAGTACCTCTGCGCCAAGGGCCACCAGTTCGAGGTGCCGTTCGCCGTCGATGCCGAAGTGCCGATGACCTGGGAATGTAAGTTCGACGGCAGCGTCGCGCGGTTGGTCGACGGCAGCGAACCGGAGCAGAAGAAGGCCAAGCCGCCACGGACCCACTGGGACATGCTGCTGGAGCGCCGCTCAATCGCCGAGTTGGAGAGCATCCTCGCGGAACGGCTCGAAGAGGTCCGGACCCGACGCGGCCGGGCCTGA
- the lnt gene encoding apolipoprotein N-acyltransferase yields MEREARVTVVDTAETTVAADGAGQPPEPAGKPVPLGLGLLAAVLAGLVLLVSFPPYGLWWAAPVGVALLTVAVHRRRMRAGFGLGAIAGLALFLPMLSWTNLYTGQLPWLLLSGLQACYLGLLGLAVAATSRLVDRVRWSWPLVTGVLWVAQEALRDRTPFGGFPWGRLAFSQGDSPVLRLATLGGAPLVTFGVAVVGGLLVAALWRPWRSAGTGGWVRAAGFVAGAVAVSVLGLLLPVGVAGAGAGTATVAIVQGNVPRMGLDFNAQRQAVLENHVTATIDLAAQVAGGSARQPDLVVWPENASDVDPVRNEEAGRRISDAADAIKAPILVGAVLLGPGEGQVRNAGLVWLPKTGVDQSQMYVKRHPVPFAEYVPLRSIARKVSKEVDRIRNDFVAGTEPGVLRVGGVPLGDVICFEVAYDEVVRDTVTNGAQLLVVQTNNATFNVAEAEQQLAMVRLRAVEHGREALMASTVGVSGFVGADGRVTGATGFNTEAVVTRQMHLGDARTVATRVGLWPEMALLAMAVAALVAAALVRRRSLPGDGTATAGDPADAEER; encoded by the coding sequence ATGGAACGTGAGGCACGCGTGACAGTGGTTGACACGGCCGAGACGACGGTTGCCGCCGATGGTGCGGGACAACCACCCGAGCCGGCCGGGAAACCCGTTCCGCTGGGCCTGGGGCTGCTGGCTGCCGTACTGGCCGGGCTGGTCCTGCTGGTGTCGTTCCCGCCGTACGGGCTGTGGTGGGCGGCGCCGGTCGGGGTGGCGCTGCTGACGGTCGCGGTGCACCGCCGCCGGATGCGGGCCGGGTTCGGCCTGGGCGCGATCGCCGGGCTGGCGCTGTTTCTGCCGATGCTGAGCTGGACCAACCTCTACACCGGTCAGCTGCCGTGGCTGCTGTTGTCCGGGTTGCAGGCGTGCTACCTGGGGTTGTTGGGTCTCGCGGTCGCGGCCACCAGTCGGCTGGTGGACCGGGTGCGGTGGTCGTGGCCGCTGGTCACCGGGGTGCTGTGGGTGGCGCAGGAGGCGTTGCGCGACCGTACCCCGTTCGGCGGCTTCCCGTGGGGACGGCTGGCGTTCAGTCAGGGCGACTCCCCGGTGCTGCGGCTGGCGACACTCGGCGGCGCCCCGCTGGTCACCTTCGGCGTGGCGGTGGTCGGTGGGCTGCTGGTCGCGGCGCTCTGGCGGCCGTGGCGGTCGGCCGGGACCGGCGGCTGGGTCCGGGCGGCCGGCTTCGTCGCGGGTGCCGTGGCGGTCTCGGTGCTCGGGCTGCTGCTGCCGGTCGGGGTCGCCGGTGCCGGCGCCGGTACGGCGACGGTGGCCATCGTGCAGGGCAACGTGCCGCGGATGGGGCTGGACTTCAACGCCCAGCGGCAGGCGGTGCTGGAGAACCACGTCACCGCCACCATCGACCTGGCGGCCCAGGTGGCGGGTGGGTCGGCGCGTCAGCCGGATCTGGTGGTCTGGCCGGAGAACGCCAGCGACGTCGACCCGGTCCGCAACGAGGAGGCCGGGCGACGGATCTCCGACGCGGCGGACGCGATCAAGGCGCCGATCCTGGTCGGTGCGGTGCTGCTCGGTCCGGGCGAGGGGCAGGTGCGCAACGCGGGGCTGGTGTGGCTGCCGAAGACCGGCGTGGACCAGTCCCAGATGTACGTCAAGCGCCATCCGGTGCCGTTCGCCGAGTACGTCCCGTTGCGCAGCATCGCCCGGAAGGTCAGCAAGGAGGTCGACCGGATCCGGAACGACTTCGTCGCGGGCACCGAGCCGGGGGTCCTGCGGGTCGGCGGGGTGCCGCTGGGGGACGTGATCTGCTTCGAGGTCGCCTACGACGAGGTGGTCCGGGACACGGTGACCAACGGGGCGCAGCTGCTCGTCGTGCAGACCAACAACGCCACCTTCAACGTGGCCGAGGCCGAGCAGCAGTTGGCGATGGTCCGGCTGCGGGCGGTGGAGCACGGCCGGGAGGCGCTGATGGCGTCCACGGTCGGTGTTTCGGGGTTCGTCGGTGCCGATGGGCGGGTAACCGGGGCGACCGGGTTCAACACCGAGGCGGTGGTGACCCGGCAGATGCACCTCGGGGATGCCCGTACGGTCGCCACCCGGGTCGGTCTGTGGCCGGAGATGGCCCTGCTGGCCATGGCCGTCGCGGCGCTCGTCGCGGCGGCGCTGGTCCGTCGGCGTTCGCTCCCCGGGGACGGTACGGCGACGGCCGGCGACCCGGCGGATGCGGAGGAGCGGTGA
- a CDS encoding FxsA family protein — protein sequence MRRGLRFVPLALLLTGIVEVAVFVLLGRWIGFGWTILLVVAVSVLGLVLLRREGMRAWRGFRAAAEGGRPPGPQVSDGLVGLLAGLLLALPGLVTGVVGLSLTVPLVRRLARHRVQRAAERRISAAVAGDLFGPRRVRVRRGQPRPDDPTAPPAEGPVASTGGPVPGTGGPGPAIEGEIVEPRPR from the coding sequence ATGCGCCGAGGGTTGAGGTTCGTGCCGTTGGCACTGCTGTTGACCGGGATCGTGGAGGTCGCGGTCTTCGTACTGCTGGGCCGGTGGATCGGGTTCGGCTGGACGATTCTGCTGGTGGTCGCCGTCTCGGTGCTGGGGCTGGTGCTGCTCCGCCGGGAGGGGATGCGGGCCTGGCGGGGTTTCCGGGCCGCGGCCGAGGGTGGGCGTCCGCCCGGGCCGCAGGTCAGTGACGGCCTGGTCGGGTTGCTCGCCGGGCTGCTGCTGGCATTGCCGGGACTGGTCACCGGGGTTGTCGGGCTGTCGCTGACGGTGCCGTTGGTACGCCGGCTGGCCCGCCACCGGGTGCAGCGTGCCGCCGAGCGCCGGATCTCCGCCGCGGTCGCCGGTGATCTCTTCGGTCCCCGGCGGGTACGGGTCCGGCGGGGCCAGCCGCGTCCGGACGATCCGACGGCGCCCCCCGCCGAGGGGCCGGTGGCGTCGACGGGTGGACCGGTGCCCGGGACCGGTGGGCCCGGTCCGGCCATCGAGGGTGAGATCGTGGAGCCCCGCCCGCGCTGA
- a CDS encoding maleylpyruvate isomerase family mycothiol-dependent enzyme, with the protein MATSPRRTRVAMAPDVEAERLDLADLLDTLDDREWEAPSSCDGWTVRDVVAHLTLADRQFATTTLRVLRARGDFDRVTAEMARERALRYGPDELVAQLRETAGRPRRFPLSGALDPLTDILVHGQDIARPLGRERPMPIERVLPVLQPAWNSVFHGNRKRFAGLRFVADDADWSAGDGPREVRGPAGDLLLLATGRRSGLTGLTDGRAEVAARLK; encoded by the coding sequence ATGGCGACCTCCCCCCGCCGTACCCGGGTCGCCATGGCGCCCGACGTGGAAGCCGAACGGCTCGACCTGGCCGATCTCCTCGACACCCTCGACGACCGTGAGTGGGAGGCGCCGTCGTCCTGCGACGGCTGGACCGTGCGCGACGTCGTCGCCCATCTCACGCTCGCCGACCGCCAGTTCGCCACCACGACGCTGCGGGTGCTCCGGGCCCGTGGCGACTTCGACCGGGTGACCGCGGAGATGGCCCGGGAGCGGGCCCTTCGGTACGGCCCCGACGAACTTGTCGCGCAGCTGCGGGAGACGGCGGGACGGCCCCGGCGCTTCCCGCTCAGCGGTGCGCTGGATCCGCTGACCGACATCCTGGTGCACGGACAGGACATCGCCCGTCCGCTCGGCCGGGAACGTCCGATGCCCATCGAGCGGGTGCTGCCGGTGCTGCAACCCGCCTGGAACAGCGTTTTCCACGGCAACCGGAAGCGTTTCGCCGGGCTGCGGTTCGTCGCCGACGACGCCGACTGGTCGGCCGGCGACGGTCCGCGCGAGGTGCGCGGACCCGCCGGTGACCTGCTGCTCCTCGCCACCGGCCGGCGGTCCGGTCTGACCGGGCTGACCGACGGACGCGCCGAGGTCGCGGCCCGGCTGAAGTAG
- a CDS encoding NAD(P)H-dependent glycerol-3-phosphate dehydrogenase — translation MTTRMAVLGAGSWGTAFAMILADAGSRVTLWGRRPEVVDAVNRTHTNPDYFPGIALPAGITATVDPAAAVADAEFVVLAVPSQTLRANLAAWAPRIGPQTVLVSLMKGVELGTAKLMSEVIAEVTGADRDRIAVVSGPNLAPEIVRREPAACVVACRDETVAERLQLACHTAYYRPYTNVDVVGCEVGGAAKNVIGLAVGIAEGMELGDNTKASLITRGLAETARLGLAMGADPLTFAGLAGMGDLVATCSSPLSRNHTFGANLGRGMTVAETIAATRQTAEGVTSCRSVLDLARRHRIDMPIAQMVVDVVHDGKPPQVVVKELMSRSAKPERR, via the coding sequence GTGACGACCCGTATGGCGGTCCTCGGAGCCGGATCCTGGGGCACCGCCTTCGCGATGATCCTCGCCGACGCCGGATCCCGGGTCACCCTCTGGGGGCGTCGCCCCGAAGTGGTCGACGCCGTCAACCGCACGCACACCAACCCGGACTACTTTCCCGGGATCGCGCTTCCGGCCGGGATCACCGCGACGGTGGATCCGGCGGCGGCCGTCGCGGACGCGGAGTTCGTGGTGCTCGCGGTGCCGTCGCAGACCCTGCGGGCGAACCTGGCCGCCTGGGCGCCGCGGATCGGCCCGCAGACCGTACTGGTGAGCCTGATGAAGGGTGTCGAACTCGGCACCGCCAAGTTGATGAGCGAGGTCATCGCGGAGGTCACCGGCGCGGACCGGGACCGGATCGCGGTGGTCTCCGGACCCAACCTGGCACCGGAGATCGTCCGCCGGGAGCCCGCCGCGTGCGTTGTGGCCTGCCGGGACGAGACCGTCGCCGAACGGCTCCAGCTCGCCTGCCACACCGCCTACTACCGCCCCTACACCAACGTCGACGTGGTCGGCTGCGAGGTCGGCGGAGCGGCGAAGAACGTCATCGGCCTGGCCGTCGGCATCGCCGAGGGAATGGAGCTCGGCGACAACACCAAGGCCTCGCTGATCACCCGGGGTCTGGCCGAGACCGCCCGCCTCGGACTGGCGATGGGCGCGGACCCGCTCACCTTCGCCGGTCTGGCCGGCATGGGGGACCTGGTCGCCACCTGCTCCTCACCGTTGTCGCGCAACCACACCTTCGGCGCCAACCTCGGCCGGGGCATGACGGTGGCGGAGACCATCGCCGCGACCCGGCAGACCGCCGAGGGCGTCACCTCCTGCCGGTCCGTGCTCGACCTCGCCCGACGCCACCGGATCGACATGCCGATCGCCCAGATGGTCGTCGACGTCGTGCACGACGGGAAGCCACCCCAGGTCGTCGTCAAGGAGCTGATGTCGCGGTCGGCGAAGCCCGAACGCCGATGA
- a CDS encoding PEP/pyruvate-binding domain-containing protein: protein MNVLALSETAAGMTDLVGGKATGLGELIRMGERVPDGFCLTTAAHRAGVVPEAEVVAAYQRLGGGPVAVRSSATAEDLPYASFAGQQDTLLGVDGPEELVDAVRRCWNSLHTERAVAYREANDIDHATVRMAVVVQRMVDPVVAGVMFTANPITGCRTEMVVDAAPGLGSAVVDGTVVADHYVLDGDRYDERGCLAPDRLAELWQVGQRLQDHFGSPQDVEWAIDHDGTLWLLQSRPITTLFPLPPSTDQPLPRIYLEFGHVQGMLAPATPMGMSTLKAMLAGMLASFGIKADIVDIGGRLYGDLTDLVRGRSTRKRLVKLMAVDFGPRAQAVVEHILTDPRFAPLPGNPAGMNVSLGATLRTAPRAVAGILGALARPEATRIRMFREIEGLKQRSVAPAGVDTAAERLDFIEAQDPSTRYDAIIWPIVAGILVAAVPPELLKGIASKAEVNTVLGGMPYNVTIEMDLALWRLAERATEHRELLLKTPPNELATAYLAGTLVDIGLAGFLDAYGHRAAAEVDIGVPRWAEDPTPVFAMIANYLRVTDPEQAPDRRFARAGAEAEEKLAELVQRARRRRPVRGRLAGFLLRRARVLTGLREAGKFAGLYPLRETRRQLLLVGAELAGQGLLERADDIMFLTLAEARAAVEQRVDHRAMVADRRAVHRRELRRRRVPVSVLSDGTDVETLIPAPSSGDGTLRGVGAASGTATGPARVVHDPATAHIEPGEILVAATTDPGWTPLFLTAAGLVTETGAAMAHGPTVAREYGIPAVICVPDATEKIRTGQLVTIDGAAGTVTLAE from the coding sequence GTGAACGTGCTCGCGCTGTCCGAGACAGCCGCCGGGATGACGGACCTGGTCGGCGGCAAGGCCACCGGGCTCGGTGAGCTGATCAGGATGGGCGAACGCGTCCCGGACGGCTTCTGCCTGACCACCGCCGCGCACCGGGCCGGGGTGGTCCCGGAGGCCGAGGTCGTCGCGGCGTACCAGCGGCTCGGCGGCGGGCCGGTCGCGGTCCGCTCCAGCGCGACCGCCGAGGACCTGCCGTACGCCAGCTTCGCCGGCCAGCAGGACACCCTGCTGGGCGTCGACGGTCCCGAGGAACTCGTCGACGCCGTACGCCGATGCTGGAACTCCCTGCACACCGAGCGGGCCGTGGCCTACCGGGAGGCCAACGACATCGACCACGCGACGGTACGGATGGCCGTCGTCGTGCAGCGGATGGTCGACCCCGTGGTCGCCGGGGTGATGTTCACCGCGAACCCGATCACCGGCTGCCGCACCGAGATGGTCGTTGACGCCGCCCCCGGCCTCGGTAGCGCCGTCGTCGACGGCACCGTGGTGGCCGACCACTACGTCCTGGACGGCGACCGGTACGACGAGCGGGGCTGCCTGGCCCCGGACCGGCTGGCCGAACTGTGGCAGGTCGGCCAGCGCCTCCAGGACCACTTCGGCTCCCCGCAGGACGTCGAGTGGGCGATCGACCACGACGGGACGCTGTGGCTGCTCCAGTCCCGCCCGATCACCACCCTGTTCCCGCTGCCGCCCTCGACCGACCAGCCACTGCCCCGGATCTACCTGGAGTTCGGCCACGTGCAGGGCATGCTCGCCCCGGCCACCCCGATGGGGATGTCCACGCTGAAGGCGATGCTGGCCGGGATGCTCGCCTCGTTCGGCATCAAGGCCGACATCGTCGACATCGGTGGCCGCCTCTACGGCGACCTGACCGACCTGGTTCGCGGCAGGTCGACCCGCAAGCGGCTGGTGAAGCTGATGGCGGTGGACTTCGGCCCACGCGCCCAGGCGGTGGTCGAGCACATCCTGACCGACCCCCGGTTCGCGCCGCTGCCCGGCAACCCGGCCGGAATGAACGTCTCGCTCGGCGCGACGCTGCGTACCGCCCCTCGGGCGGTGGCCGGGATCCTGGGCGCGCTGGCCCGGCCGGAGGCGACGCGAATCCGGATGTTCCGCGAGATCGAGGGACTCAAGCAGCGCTCGGTCGCTCCCGCCGGCGTCGACACCGCCGCCGAGCGGCTCGACTTCATCGAGGCCCAGGACCCGTCCACCCGGTACGACGCGATCATCTGGCCGATCGTCGCCGGCATCCTCGTCGCGGCGGTGCCACCGGAACTGCTCAAGGGGATCGCCAGCAAGGCGGAGGTCAACACCGTCCTCGGCGGCATGCCGTACAACGTCACCATCGAGATGGACCTGGCGCTGTGGCGCCTGGCCGAACGCGCCACCGAACACCGTGAGCTGCTGCTGAAGACCCCACCGAACGAACTCGCCACGGCCTACCTCGCCGGCACGCTCGTCGACATCGGCCTGGCCGGGTTCCTCGACGCGTACGGCCACCGGGCCGCCGCCGAGGTCGACATCGGTGTACCGCGCTGGGCCGAGGACCCGACACCGGTCTTCGCCATGATCGCGAACTATCTGCGGGTCACCGATCCGGAGCAGGCGCCCGACCGGCGGTTCGCGCGGGCCGGGGCGGAGGCCGAGGAGAAGCTCGCCGAACTGGTCCAGCGGGCCCGCCGACGCCGGCCGGTCCGTGGCCGGCTCGCCGGGTTCCTGCTGCGCCGGGCCCGGGTGCTGACCGGCCTGCGCGAGGCGGGCAAGTTCGCCGGCCTGTACCCGCTGCGCGAGACGCGCCGGCAACTGTTGCTGGTCGGCGCCGAACTCGCCGGACAGGGGCTGCTGGAACGCGCCGACGACATCATGTTCCTGACCCTGGCCGAGGCCCGCGCCGCAGTGGAGCAGCGGGTCGACCACCGGGCGATGGTCGCCGACCGCCGGGCCGTGCACCGGCGCGAACTGCGCCGCCGCCGGGTGCCGGTATCGGTGCTTTCCGACGGCACCGACGTGGAGACGCTGATCCCCGCGCCGTCGTCCGGGGACGGCACGCTGCGCGGGGTCGGAGCGGCCTCGGGTACGGCCACCGGACCCGCCCGGGTGGTGCACGACCCCGCCACCGCGCACATAGAACCCGGCGAGATCCTGGTCGCCGCGACCACCGATCCCGGCTGGACACCCCTGTTCCTGACCGCCGCCGGACTGGTGACCGAGACCGGTGCCGCGATGGCGCACGGTCCGACGGTGGCCCGCGAGTACGGCATCCCCGCCGTGATCTGCGTTCCGGACGCCACCGAGAAGATCCGCACCGGCCAGCTCGTCACGATCGACGGAGCGGCCGGAACGGTGACGCTCGCCGAGTGA
- a CDS encoding class I SAM-dependent methyltransferase — protein MPERTSGGDGPPDWWLDELAHAGNEHLDPAYVAGYDRKAGHDPQADLDILCRLGLDGDSTLVDLGAGTGRLTLAAARICRRLVAVDVSTAMLGRLRADVGRAGLANVEVVQAGFLSYVHQGPAADFVYTRHALHQLPDFWKAIALARVAGILRPGGVLLLRDLVYTFDPAQAAGELESWLASAAGSTADGWTRPELATHVREEHSTFSWLLEPMLDKAGFRISEVTPSRHPATYASYVCVKR, from the coding sequence GTGCCGGAACGGACCAGCGGTGGCGACGGGCCGCCGGACTGGTGGCTCGACGAGCTGGCACACGCCGGGAACGAGCACCTGGATCCGGCGTACGTCGCCGGCTACGACCGCAAGGCCGGGCACGACCCGCAGGCCGATCTCGACATCCTGTGCCGGCTCGGGCTGGACGGCGACAGCACGCTCGTCGACCTCGGGGCGGGTACCGGCCGCCTCACCCTCGCCGCCGCGCGGATCTGCCGGCGCCTGGTCGCGGTGGACGTCTCGACGGCGATGCTCGGGCGGCTCCGCGCCGACGTCGGGCGGGCCGGGCTGGCCAACGTCGAGGTGGTGCAGGCCGGCTTCCTGAGCTACGTCCACCAGGGGCCGGCCGCCGACTTCGTCTACACCCGACACGCGCTGCACCAGTTGCCCGACTTCTGGAAGGCCATCGCCCTCGCCCGGGTCGCCGGCATCCTGCGCCCGGGCGGGGTGCTGCTGCTGCGCGACCTGGTCTACACCTTCGACCCGGCGCAGGCGGCGGGGGAGCTGGAGAGCTGGTTGGCCTCGGCGGCCGGATCCACCGCCGATGGTTGGACCCGGCCCGAACTCGCCACCCACGTACGCGAGGAGCACAGCACCTTCAGCTGGCTGCTGGAGCCGATGCTGGACAAGGCCGGTTTCCGGATCAGCGAGGTCACCCCCAGCCGGCATCCGGCCACCTACGCCAGCTACGTCTGCGTCAAGCGGTAG